ATCGAGTCCGTCACCGGGCGCGATGTCGCCATCGGTGCGGTCTACTCGACACTGGACCGGCTGGAGGACAAGGCACTGGTCCGCTCCAGCCGGCGCACTATCGAGGGCAGCTCCCGCCGGATGTTCGAGGTCGCTCCCGCCGGTGCGCACGCGCTCGCACAGACGAAGATGATGCGCGACCGTCTGTGGCGTGGCATCGATCTCCAGCCCCTGCTCGCAAAGTACTGAAGACCCGGCCGGTAACCACTTGCACGGAGGGCGGCGGTACTCCATAGTTGACCGTCCTTCCTCCCTGCAGGAGCCTCTCCATGAGCCGGATGCGGGAATTCCTGTCCGAGCTGAAGAAACGCCACGTCTACCGCGTCGCCGCGGTGTACGGCGTGGTGGCGTGGTTCGTCGTGCAGGCGGCATCGATCGTGGTGCCGGAGCTGGATCTGCCGTCGTGGATCACGCGCGCGATCATCGTCGTCGCAATCCTCGGCTTCCCGCTCGCACTCGTGCTCGCGTGGGCGTACGACATCACGTCGCAGGGCGTGGAGCGGACGACCAGCACGGAATCGTCCGGCCAACCCACAGATCGACGTCCTGCGCTAGCGCTCAGCCGGCGCATGCGGTTGGGGATCGCGGCGGCGGGACTGCTGGTCCTCACGGCCATCGCCGTGACCGCCTATGCGGTGAGCAGCGGCGGCGACCGGGTGCTCAGCGGTGACGCGCTGCTGGTGGAGCTGCGATCACTGGCGGATGCCGGCAGCCATATCGAGGCGTTCGACCTGGCGCAGCGCGCGCGGGCGGAAGGCGAGGCCATTCCGGACACGCTGGCTGCCCGGTTTACGAACCGGCTGACTGTGCTCAGCGATCCGGCGGGCG
The genomic region above belongs to Longimicrobiales bacterium and contains:
- a CDS encoding helix-turn-helix transcriptional regulator yields the protein MTQHDAPLGVFEEQVLIAVLRTGDRAYGMRVRQEIESVTGRDVAIGAVYSTLDRLEDKALVRSSRRTIEGSSRRMFEVAPAGAHALAQTKMMRDRLWRGIDLQPLLAKY